In Caretta caretta isolate rCarCar2 chromosome 20, rCarCar1.hap1, whole genome shotgun sequence, a single window of DNA contains:
- the PALM3 gene encoding paralemmin-3, which produces MTESSLYTQRLEAIVGRRKVQERILRTRRELEEEKLRAQQLKRKSLRDRWLMEGSCLPPENDPTSPLWQAQSRIQELEQDLSSLQSQMQQLNNPEHHGRPQEALEDAKQPAGSTCEARGAGSASAGGGGCGCETEPALRLAPVPPKRAMRAAARESLENGDVSGAGPFDVEGIGPGEGKTEASSASLGTQDDGAGASAKQPEKLGVGKVEMIIRNHLGQEVGSMDAIGRTSPETEGEAPRGENGLEEAWDGRTEQEPQSPPALASDARDGGMEESLARQGSREGPEGESGVQEGETQVLKDENCCLDSPRPEPDGELEEPIGVVEEGEISAEPARGATGMEEAEAVQRAQGRAAEPERPEELGPTQGTGSMWQEPAREQERQVSPGAEHPQAAGVGEGTETKASLQDQIPALQDQIPSSLQEAKTSLQDQIPALQGQTPSHQEAKAALQDQIPSAVQDQTPSSLQEAEVSMQNQIPTVQGQFPLSLLEVKTSLQGQIPSPQEAKAALQDQIPSSLQEANASLQAQIPSALQSQIPSPQEAKAALQDQIPSSLQDQIQFMQDQILSSLQEANASLQDQIPSSLQEANASLQDQIPSSLQEANASLQDQIPSSPQEANASLQDQIPSSPQEANASLQDQIPSSPQEANASLQDQIPSSPQEANASLQDQIPSSPQEANASLQDQIPSSPQEANASLQDQIPSSLQDANASLQDQIPSSLQDANASLQDQIPSSLQDANASLQDQIPSSLQDANTSFQDQIPSPQEAKAAFQNQIPSPQEAKHSFHSQIPSSQEPIPALHGEVPLTPGELPPGRAPALEQVPARPGESVALKGGNDAGPVSSTAEETTENLGKLHPEQQPLLKEASRLWTGRKAPLDPMARSPQPGAGTLKSLAAVSPEAPTYTTASANPGSLCEGRSAAPPQLAEGQEAGRRKQKTCQCCSVM; this is translated from the exons CCTCCAGTCCCAGATGCAGCAGCTGAATAACCCAGAGCATCACGGCAGGCCGCAGGAGGCCTTGGAAGATGCTAAGCAGCCAGCAGGGAGCACCTGTGAG GCCCGTGGGGCTGGTTCTGCTTCGGCAG GTGGGGGGGGATGTGGCTGTGAGACCGAACCTGCCCTCCGCCTGGCTCCAGTCCCCCCCAAGAGGGCCATGCGAGCGGCAGCCCGGGAGAGCCTGGAGAATGGGGACGTGTCGGGAGCAG GTCCCTTTGACGTGGAGGGGATCGGCCCTGGGGAAGGCAAGACTGAAGCCAGCTCTGCTTCTCTGGGAACTCAGGATGACGGGGCAGGAGCCTCTGCCAAGCAGCCGGAGAAGCTGGGCGTGGGGAAGGTGGAGATGATCATTAGAAACCACCTGGGCCAGGAAGTGGGCAGCATGGACGCCATCGGGCGGACGTCCCCGGAGACGGAGGGGGAAGCTCCCCGGGGAGAGAATGGGTTGGAGGAGGCTTGGGACGGAAGGACGGAGCAGGAGCCGCAGAGCCCGCCCGCCCTTGCGAGCGACGCCCGGGACGGCGGGATGGAGGAGAGCTTGGCAAGgcaagggagcagagaggggccgGAGGGGGAAtccggggtgcaggagggggagacGCAGGTCCTGAAGGATGAGAACTGCTGCCTCGATTCCCCAAGGCCCGAGCCGGACGGGGAGCTGGAGGAGCCGATAGGGGTCGTGGAAGAGGGGGAGATCTCGGCCGAGCCTGCCAGAGGAGCCACGGgaatggaggaggcagaggctgtccagagggctcagggcagggcagcagaaccagagaggccagaggagctgggaccCACCCAGGGGACAGGCTCTATGTGGCAGGAGCCTGCTAGGGAACAGGAGCGTCAGGTGTCCCCTGGGGCAGAgcatccccaggctgcaggggtgggagaaggaaCAGAGACGAAGGCCTCTTTGCAGGACCAGATCCCAGCTCTGCAGGACCAGATCCCTTCCTCTCTTCAGGAGGCTAAAACCTCTCTGCAAGACCAGATCCCAGCTCTTCAGGGACAGACCCCCTCCCACCAAGAAGCTAAAGCAGCTCTCCAGGACCAGATCCCATCAGCTGTCCAGGACCAGACCCCTTCCTCTCTGCAGGAGGCTGAAGTATCTATGCAAAACCAGATCCCAACTGTGCAGGGCCAGTTCCCATTGTCTCTGCTGGAAGTTAAAACATCCCTTCAGGGCCAGATCCCCTCACCACAAGAGGCTAAGGCAGCTCTCCAGGACCAGATCCCTTCCTCTCTGCAGGAAGCGAATGCATCTCTCCAGGCCCAGATCCCATCAGCTCTCCAAAGCCAGATCCCATCACCCCAAGAAGCTAAAGCCGCTCTGCAGGACCAGATCCCTTCCTCTCTGCAGGACCAGATCCAATTTATGCAGGACCAGATCCTTTCCTCTCTGCAGGAAGCGAATGCATCTCTCCAGGACCAGATCCCTTCCTCTCTGCAGGAAGCGAATGCATCTCTCCAGGACCAGATCCCTTCCTCTCTGCAGGAAGCGAATGCATCTCTCCAGGACCAGATCCCTTCCTCTCCGCAGGAAGCGAATGCATCTCTCCAGGACCAGATCCCTTCCTCTCCGCAGGAAGCGAATGCATCTCTCCAGGACCAGATCCCTTCCTCTCCGCAGGAAGCGAATGCATCTCTCCAGGACCAGATCCCTTCCTCTCCGCAGGAAGCGAATGCATCTCTCCAGGACCAGATCCCTTCCTCTCCGCAGGAAGCGAACGCATCTCTCCAGGACCAGATCCCTTCCTCTCCGCAGGAAGCGAACGCATCTCTCCAGGACCAGATCCCTTCCTCTCTGCAGGACGCTAACGCATCTCTCCAGGACCAGATCCCTTCCTCTCTGCAGGACGCTAACGCATCTCTCCAGGACCAGATCCCTTCCTCTCTGCAGGACGCTAATGCATCTCTCCAGGACCAGATCCCTTCCTCTCTGCAGGACGCTAACACATCTTTCCAGGACCAGATCCCTTCACCCCAAGAAGCTAAAGCAGCTTTCCAGAACCAGATCCCTTCACCCCAGGAGGCTAAACATTCATTCCACAGCCAGATCCCCTCCAGCCAAGAGCCAATCCCTGCACTTCACGGGGAGGTACCGCTTACCCCAGGGGAGTTGCCACCTGGCAGAGCACCCGCCCTGGAGCAGGTGCCTGCCCGACCCGGGGAAAGCGTGGCCCTGAAAGGAGGCAACGATGCTGGCCCGGTTTCATCGACTGCAGAAGAAACCACTGAAAACCTGGGGAAGCTCCACCCGGAGCAGCAGCCTCTGCTCAAGGAAGCCTCCAGGCTCTGGACAGGCCGGAAGGCGCCACTAGATCCCATGGCCAGAAGCCCGCAGCCGGGAGCTGGCACCTTGAAGTCGCTGGCAGCCGTGAGCCCAGAGGCCCCGACGTACACGACCGCCTCAGCCAACCCCGGCTCTCTGTGCGAGGGCAGGagcgccgcccccccccagctggcagaggggcaggaggcGGGCAGACGCAAGCAGAAGACCTGCCAGTGTTGCTCTGTCATGTGA